Proteins encoded by one window of Geobacter sp. DSM 9736:
- a CDS encoding glycosyltransferase — protein sequence MTGPATLSTRDGAGARRVLFYDDVTVFGGHEKMALSLLEQLFRFTGYSAVFVFAKKNRRLAQELKLLQEKYPDRLSLVPTRYASGRMPTLEMFWQLPQLVALVRLFKSLAPAFAIIVQGNVELSIKGLVAARVAGIPAVSYLPYVGPFSDIPDLPLAGLRDLCNKLLYKLPQGHVVIADAHRKTLIEDQCLCSTRLFVLRNLVDGDQLTEYPKTDAREKLGLPPSGVIITVLGRLHFKGKGQDVAVRALSGLLGKDLRLLVVGEGPDREQLMQLAAPHVSDGSVVLIDWVENPSVVYSATDIILMPSNLEGVPLVLLEALLFGKMVLASDIPPFDEYLPSDRRFQAGDEESLRQCVLRALSDLQGGAYTPRLVTMDSDMNREEVLRLVHSMTVDGKGARDA from the coding sequence ATGACGGGACCTGCAACACTGTCTACAAGGGACGGTGCTGGAGCACGCAGGGTACTGTTCTATGACGACGTGACCGTCTTCGGCGGGCACGAGAAAATGGCCCTGAGCCTGCTCGAACAGCTTTTCCGCTTCACCGGGTACAGCGCCGTTTTCGTCTTTGCCAAAAAGAACAGAAGGCTGGCGCAGGAGTTAAAGCTGCTCCAGGAAAAATACCCCGACCGGCTTTCGCTTGTCCCGACCAGGTATGCCTCCGGCAGAATGCCAACCCTGGAGATGTTCTGGCAGCTGCCTCAGCTTGTGGCTCTCGTCCGCCTGTTCAAAAGCCTTGCTCCCGCTTTCGCAATTATCGTCCAAGGGAATGTAGAGCTTTCGATAAAAGGGCTCGTCGCTGCGAGAGTTGCTGGCATTCCTGCCGTGAGCTACCTTCCGTATGTGGGCCCTTTCAGCGATATACCCGATCTTCCTCTTGCCGGACTGCGCGACCTGTGCAACAAACTTCTCTACAAGCTCCCTCAGGGACACGTCGTTATTGCCGATGCCCATCGGAAGACCTTGATCGAGGATCAGTGCCTTTGCAGTACGAGGCTCTTTGTCCTCAGAAACCTTGTAGATGGCGACCAGTTGACAGAATATCCAAAGACGGATGCGCGCGAAAAGCTTGGGCTTCCTCCATCGGGGGTCATTATCACAGTGCTAGGCAGATTGCACTTTAAGGGGAAGGGGCAGGACGTGGCGGTTAGAGCACTATCGGGCCTGCTTGGTAAAGACCTACGGCTGCTTGTGGTCGGTGAGGGACCCGACCGCGAGCAGCTGATGCAGCTTGCTGCTCCACACGTTTCCGACGGCAGTGTCGTCCTTATAGACTGGGTGGAAAACCCGTCCGTGGTTTATTCCGCAACAGACATCATTCTGATGCCGAGCAACTTGGAAGGGGTGCCGCTGGTTCTTTTGGAGGCCCTGCTTTTTGGGAAAATGGTGCTGGCTTCGGATATTCCTCCGTTCGATGAGTACTTGCCGTCGGACCGGCGTTTTCAGGCGGGGGATGAGGAGTCGCTTCGACAATGCGTTCTGCGCGCGCTGTCGGATCTGCAGGGAGGCGCTTACACGCCTCGTTTGGTTACCATGGACAGCGACATGAATCGTGAGGAGGTCCTTCGGCTCGTGCACAGCATGACGGTGGATGGCAAAGGTGCACGAGATGCCTGA
- a CDS encoding glycosyltransferase, whose amino-acid sequence MTRSLAQSLRTLTRDCIDQYRHGGLGAVVKRALYFLFDPRRPLIRKELSSWGNREQLRPDPGIHGTPGLVTVIIPVYDRVSELRESVDSVLSQTYRYFELLLITDGSPPETLHVVEQYAGHPQVRIFHFSDNSGTAVRGRNVGICEARGEFVAFQDSDDIAEPGRLAESVSALQETQADIVYGGWRARVEVPRQGVEAYDAEVFLPRPFSIKDLFRNNRICHGSVMMRKVVFGDIGMYKPHMRFREDHELWLRAAYYGYRFHTVSKVLTILRIHNSNNTLNFILDDTDWYRLMLSEYKVRGPLL is encoded by the coding sequence ATGACCAGGAGCCTTGCGCAAAGCCTCAGGACACTCACCCGGGACTGCATCGATCAGTACCGTCATGGCGGATTGGGAGCCGTCGTCAAGCGAGCCCTCTATTTCCTCTTTGACCCCAGACGCCCCCTCATCCGGAAAGAGCTTTCTTCATGGGGAAACAGAGAGCAGCTACGGCCTGACCCGGGGATTCACGGAACTCCGGGACTCGTTACGGTGATAATCCCGGTTTACGATCGTGTTTCTGAATTGCGGGAATCCGTTGATTCGGTGCTGTCACAAACCTACCGTTATTTCGAGCTGCTTTTGATCACCGACGGCTCCCCCCCTGAGACACTGCACGTTGTCGAACAGTACGCAGGTCACCCGCAGGTTCGCATCTTTCATTTTTCTGATAACTCAGGGACGGCGGTACGTGGGCGTAATGTCGGGATTTGCGAGGCCAGAGGTGAGTTTGTCGCCTTCCAGGATAGTGACGATATCGCAGAGCCGGGACGTCTTGCAGAATCGGTATCGGCACTTCAGGAAACACAGGCGGATATAGTGTACGGAGGATGGCGGGCCAGGGTAGAGGTGCCACGGCAGGGTGTTGAAGCCTACGATGCAGAGGTCTTTCTCCCCCGACCCTTCAGCATAAAAGACCTGTTCCGGAACAACCGCATATGTCACGGCTCGGTCATGATGCGGAAAGTTGTCTTCGGGGATATCGGCATGTATAAGCCACATATGAGGTTCCGCGAGGATCACGAGTTGTGGCTGCGGGCGGCTTACTATGGGTACAGGTTTCACACTGTCTCGAAAGTGTTGACGATTCTGCGGATTCATAACAGCAATAATACTTTGAATTTTATTCTCGATGATACTGACTGGTACAGGCTGATGCTAAGCGAGTATAAGGTGAGGGGACCGCTTCTATGA
- a CDS encoding glycoside hydrolase family 99-like domain-containing protein, whose protein sequence is MTSNIRSIAFYLPQYHRIPENDKWWGEGFTEWTNVRAARPRFSGHYQPHSPLEANYYDLTDPAAREAQAELARQYGVYGFCYYHYWFNGKRLLERPFDEVLRSGHPDFPFCLCWANENWTRRWDGFEHDVLIAQKYSEQDCLRFIEALFPAFRDPRYIRVKGKPLLLIYRTGLLPDPKAATEIWRDAAYRAGIGDLYLVRVENFIDRPEPEPAEIGFDAAVEFAPYWISRGQPIRNLREADGPDVLLPDDLSVYDYETCMNNMMAKPLPPYKLFRGVFPCWDNTARRKTRSTVFVNSSPVKYAYWLSQALRHTIERYEGDERLVFINAWNEWGEGCHLEPDEKYGLQYLEATKLALQQGELYAELRSLAKKPGFDYEEWYKDLQAAMPDLLGQVEQPTLHLRAFANFVQSVNMGIGDLQAEGSIYDQVRKRDELIAQLQGSLTWKLTAPARKVIEKLYLAYLKVKDRSLEKR, encoded by the coding sequence ATGACCTCGAATATTCGCAGCATTGCATTTTACCTCCCCCAATACCACCGCATTCCGGAGAATGACAAGTGGTGGGGGGAAGGGTTTACCGAATGGACAAATGTTCGGGCTGCTCGTCCTCGTTTTTCGGGACATTACCAGCCTCATTCTCCATTGGAGGCTAACTACTACGATCTCACCGATCCTGCCGCACGAGAAGCTCAGGCTGAACTTGCGCGCCAGTACGGGGTCTACGGGTTCTGCTACTATCACTATTGGTTTAACGGCAAAAGGCTCCTGGAGAGGCCTTTTGATGAGGTGTTGCGATCGGGGCACCCGGATTTTCCATTTTGTCTTTGCTGGGCCAACGAGAACTGGACCCGGAGGTGGGATGGGTTCGAGCACGACGTTCTGATTGCGCAAAAGTACAGCGAACAGGACTGCCTCAGATTTATAGAAGCACTCTTCCCGGCATTTCGAGATCCTAGGTACATTCGGGTCAAGGGAAAGCCTCTGCTCTTGATTTACCGGACCGGCCTGCTCCCGGATCCGAAGGCGGCAACAGAAATCTGGCGTGATGCTGCTTACAGGGCAGGAATTGGGGACCTTTACCTTGTCCGGGTGGAGAATTTTATTGATCGTCCCGAACCCGAGCCCGCCGAAATCGGATTTGATGCAGCGGTTGAATTTGCTCCTTACTGGATATCCCGCGGCCAGCCTATCCGGAATCTACGGGAAGCCGACGGACCGGACGTGCTTCTGCCGGATGATCTGTCAGTCTACGATTACGAGACTTGCATGAACAACATGATGGCGAAGCCTCTTCCTCCCTACAAGCTGTTTCGCGGCGTATTTCCATGCTGGGACAACACTGCCAGACGAAAAACGAGGTCTACGGTCTTCGTCAACAGTTCACCCGTTAAATATGCTTATTGGCTTTCCCAGGCGCTGCGACACACGATAGAGCGATATGAGGGGGATGAGCGACTTGTCTTTATCAATGCCTGGAACGAGTGGGGCGAGGGGTGCCATTTAGAGCCGGATGAGAAGTACGGACTTCAGTATCTGGAAGCCACCAAGCTTGCATTGCAGCAGGGAGAGCTGTATGCGGAACTGCGTTCGCTAGCAAAAAAACCTGGTTTCGATTATGAGGAGTGGTACAAGGACCTGCAAGCTGCCATGCCTGATCTTTTGGGCCAAGTAGAGCAACCGACACTCCACCTGCGGGCATTCGCGAATTTTGTGCAGTCGGTTAATATGGGGATTGGTGATCTTCAGGCTGAAGGTTCAATTTATGATCAGGTCAGGAAACGGGATGAGTTAATCGCGCAGCTGCAAGGTTCGCTTACCTGGAAGCTCACGGCACCGGCGAGAAAAGTGATCGAAAAGCTTTACCTTGCATACCTCAAGGTTAAAGATCGCTCCCTGGAGAAGAGATAA
- a CDS encoding glycosyltransferase family 9 protein, with product MKVSILNNDAGPRSTNIFNRLFSLFRRKYVTSLADVTSFTISSKDLSFLHIPHSAFATPSRYLLELYTRTSSIAEEPAPLLLFNPIFMFDTDTIMNVKKFVLGLDYKNNIIIAADKDKTPLAYCIPEASPLASARLLSLLSCVDAHLDAEFLKACGSKVSVGTIASLSFNNLCSNNGFNITEHLHQIYRWITERAILTVRKQGNDAIDKVPYAVFMPHHAGDVLFLSKAMGYTESPVQGVVVNSCYSDIFEELAPDRKVISFTATPMLRDGVNKPDDEYFFDVLPLLPEEDIVSHFFHYLRPSREYRICDFHLIDQFAFALGASPINNSELLANRPVTNHFEPKSPDAPKRVLLHFEGGWPLKVYPDEYQKELIQRLMHKGYQVTVLTGRSTYGEQVRTEPYTSLARYKYVLSEQHVMVGMDSFPVHYAAYVAGVPALCLFSSTKPSNSHAPVSHQYQYLNNNLGCEGCFGFDVCPLFKTKTCKSFASPEKVVDALQEMMSVLEKRSCCA from the coding sequence GTGAAGGTTTCCATCCTTAATAACGATGCAGGACCGAGGTCGACAAACATCTTTAACAGGTTGTTCAGCCTGTTTCGGCGTAAATACGTCACATCACTAGCTGACGTTACAAGTTTTACCATATCTTCTAAAGACCTTTCATTTTTACATATACCACATTCAGCCTTTGCTACTCCTTCCCGCTACCTTTTAGAGTTGTATACGCGGACCTCTTCGATAGCTGAAGAGCCGGCTCCACTTTTGTTATTCAACCCCATTTTCATGTTTGACACCGATACAATTATGAATGTAAAGAAATTCGTGTTGGGCCTTGATTATAAGAACAATATCATAATTGCTGCTGATAAAGATAAAACTCCACTTGCTTATTGTATTCCTGAGGCATCGCCGCTGGCTTCCGCGCGTTTGTTGTCTCTACTTTCCTGCGTGGATGCACATCTTGATGCTGAATTTCTCAAGGCATGCGGTTCTAAAGTGAGTGTAGGTACTATTGCCTCTTTATCGTTCAACAACCTGTGCAGCAATAATGGCTTTAATATTACAGAGCATCTACATCAAATTTACAGATGGATTACAGAACGTGCTATTCTGACAGTACGGAAACAAGGGAATGACGCAATTGATAAGGTGCCTTATGCTGTTTTTATGCCGCATCATGCAGGAGATGTTCTGTTTTTGTCCAAAGCAATGGGTTACACAGAAAGCCCGGTGCAGGGCGTTGTAGTAAATAGCTGTTACAGCGATATCTTCGAAGAGTTGGCGCCTGACCGGAAGGTAATCTCATTTACAGCTACACCAATGCTTAGGGACGGCGTAAACAAGCCCGATGACGAGTACTTCTTCGATGTTCTGCCTTTATTACCCGAAGAGGACATTGTAAGCCATTTCTTCCATTATTTAAGGCCTTCCAGAGAGTATCGCATTTGCGACTTTCATCTCATAGACCAGTTCGCTTTTGCTTTGGGAGCTAGTCCAATCAATAATAGCGAGCTACTCGCAAACCGCCCGGTAACAAACCATTTTGAGCCAAAGAGCCCAGATGCCCCTAAACGCGTTTTGCTCCATTTCGAGGGAGGATGGCCGTTAAAGGTGTATCCTGATGAGTACCAAAAGGAGTTGATTCAGCGTTTAATGCATAAAGGTTATCAAGTAACGGTGCTGACAGGGCGAAGTACCTATGGGGAACAGGTTCGTACGGAGCCATACACCAGCCTGGCCCGTTACAAGTATGTTCTATCTGAACAACATGTCATGGTCGGTATGGATTCCTTTCCTGTACATTATGCAGCCTATGTGGCTGGAGTGCCGGCACTATGTCTTTTCTCCAGTACAAAGCCTTCCAACTCCCATGCACCAGTATCACATCAATATCAATATCTAAATAACAACCTTGGATGCGAGGGGTGTTTTGGGTTTGATGTGTGTCCACTTTTCAAGACGAAAACCTGTAAATCGTTTGCTTCCCCCGAAAAAGTTGTTGATGCATTACAGGAGATGATGTCTGTGCTAGAGAAGCGCTCGTGCTGTGCATAG
- a CDS encoding glycosyltransferase family 4 protein, with product MDADVSRETVLIISHINPANPTAGNERRLFNLIRWLRGEGYRVELLLNLVDIPYAARQKLHEVVDAVHSLPSSSFVDILSDRFCGKSNVWKHQIVNRLSPPSLMQSTAKVVNNVKPAAVISEYIFAAPCLAAVPGDFLKLIDTHDMYSRRAPGDPYYCQPELERELLLLADIVIAIQRDEAAEFARLVPERTVITAGIDYDVETRRSSEVESGSILLVGSDNNANIDGFHHFFSFAWSRIRALCPSAQLRVIGKIGNNFSCADDRVKLYGWVESLDEEYARAAVVINPTFYGTGLKIKTVEALCKGKAVVATSNSVEGLEAPPCRIEDDWNKFAEAVVDLVSNPEKRRAYEAAAYSYASQNFSSQQVYAELSSVLRRNR from the coding sequence ATGGATGCTGATGTTTCGCGAGAAACAGTTCTGATAATCTCGCACATTAATCCCGCAAACCCCACAGCCGGTAATGAGCGACGGTTGTTCAATCTCATCAGGTGGTTGAGAGGCGAAGGATATCGTGTCGAACTCCTTCTTAATCTTGTCGACATTCCATACGCCGCTCGACAGAAGCTTCATGAGGTTGTAGACGCTGTTCACTCTCTTCCCTCTAGTTCTTTTGTTGATATTTTAAGTGATAGATTTTGCGGAAAATCCAATGTATGGAAACACCAGATAGTAAATCGTCTATCACCACCATCCCTGATGCAATCAACCGCAAAAGTTGTCAATAACGTTAAGCCTGCGGCTGTGATAAGTGAATATATTTTTGCAGCTCCGTGCCTTGCAGCGGTTCCAGGCGATTTTTTGAAATTGATAGACACTCACGACATGTATTCACGGAGAGCCCCGGGAGATCCGTATTACTGCCAACCGGAGTTGGAGCGAGAACTGCTGCTTCTTGCAGATATCGTTATTGCCATTCAACGGGATGAAGCCGCTGAGTTTGCGCGTCTGGTCCCCGAAAGAACAGTTATAACTGCGGGCATTGATTATGACGTGGAGACAAGAAGAAGCTCAGAAGTAGAGTCCGGGTCTATACTCCTTGTCGGATCGGACAACAATGCGAACATCGATGGGTTCCATCACTTTTTCAGTTTTGCCTGGTCACGTATACGTGCCCTATGCCCCTCTGCACAACTCAGAGTTATAGGAAAGATCGGCAACAACTTCAGTTGTGCCGATGACCGAGTAAAACTTTACGGATGGGTAGAGAGCCTTGATGAGGAATATGCACGGGCTGCCGTTGTCATAAACCCTACTTTTTATGGAACGGGACTAAAGATAAAGACGGTAGAAGCACTATGCAAAGGCAAAGCCGTGGTGGCAACATCAAACAGCGTTGAAGGTCTGGAAGCGCCTCCCTGTCGCATTGAGGACGACTGGAATAAATTTGCTGAGGCGGTAGTGGATTTAGTCAGTAACCCTGAGAAGAGACGGGCATACGAAGCTGCAGCCTATTCTTACGCCAGTCAAAATTTTTCCTCACAGCAGGTGTATGCTGAGCTTAGTTCTGTACTCAGGAGAAATAGGTGA
- a CDS encoding glycoside hydrolase family 99-like domain-containing protein has translation MIDRSADAATANARLIAFYLPQFHPIPENDEWWGKGFTEWTNVANARPLFRGHCQPNVPADLGFYDLRLPEARIAQAEMARGYGIEGFCYWHYWFNGKRLLERPLDEVLKSGEPHFPFCLGWANDSWTGIWHGCPDRVLMEQTYPGPRDEEDHFNALLPAFTDPRYITVDGRPLLLIYKPYRLPESKRFIDHWQKLAIKAGLKGIYFVANVNSMQWPAKEAGFDALVPHNPGITTHYYFNSPPTFADKLFHRFTGKTVKELTRHFFPRVDAMPYEQYIRKALPELPQALDSFPCVVPNWDNTPRCGVKGYVLEGSSPELFKRHLGDAVRQLEGRDYDKKVIFLKSWNEWAEGNYLEPDLRFGRRYLEVCREVVCLNGC, from the coding sequence ATGATAGACAGATCTGCTGATGCTGCAACTGCGAATGCGCGACTGATAGCTTTCTATCTCCCCCAGTTCCACCCAATTCCTGAAAACGATGAATGGTGGGGCAAGGGATTTACAGAGTGGACCAACGTAGCTAATGCAAGACCTCTCTTTAGGGGCCATTGCCAACCGAACGTTCCCGCGGATCTCGGCTTTTACGACCTCCGCCTGCCGGAGGCAAGAATCGCACAGGCAGAAATGGCCCGGGGTTACGGAATCGAGGGGTTCTGCTACTGGCATTACTGGTTTAACGGAAAGCGGCTTTTGGAGCGTCCTCTGGACGAGGTCCTGAAGTCTGGCGAGCCGCACTTTCCCTTCTGTCTCGGATGGGCCAATGACAGCTGGACCGGAATCTGGCACGGCTGCCCTGACCGGGTGCTGATGGAGCAGACATATCCAGGGCCACGCGACGAGGAAGACCACTTCAACGCTCTGCTTCCGGCATTCACGGACCCCAGGTACATCACCGTTGATGGAAGGCCGCTGTTGTTGATCTATAAGCCGTACCGACTACCCGAATCGAAGCGATTCATTGATCATTGGCAGAAGCTGGCAATCAAAGCCGGCTTGAAAGGTATCTATTTCGTCGCCAACGTCAACTCGATGCAATGGCCGGCAAAGGAAGCGGGGTTCGATGCTCTTGTGCCCCACAACCCGGGGATAACGACCCACTACTATTTCAATTCCCCTCCGACTTTTGCTGACAAACTTTTTCATCGTTTTACCGGTAAAACGGTGAAAGAGCTCACCCGGCATTTTTTCCCCCGGGTAGATGCTATGCCTTATGAACAATACATCCGTAAGGCTCTTCCGGAGTTGCCGCAAGCCCTGGATTCATTTCCCTGTGTTGTGCCAAACTGGGATAACACGCCGAGGTGTGGCGTAAAGGGATATGTGCTGGAGGGTTCCTCACCGGAGCTTTTCAAGCGGCATCTGGGCGATGCCGTTCGGCAACTTGAGGGTAGGGATTATGACAAAAAGGTGATCTTTCTAAAGTCCTGGAACGAATGGGCTGAGGGAAATTACCTGGAACCAGATCTCCGTTTCGGCAGAAGGTATCTTGAGGTGTGCAGAGAGGTTGTTTGTTTAAATGGATGCTGA